In Microvenator marinus, one genomic interval encodes:
- a CDS encoding YbaB/EbfC family nucleoid-associated protein, whose product MTNIVRQAQRMQGQIQKVQEEIGEKRVEASAGGGVVTAVVNGNSELVEVKIQPEALEDVEMLQEMIVIAVNQATKLATDMMNTEVEKITGGLNIPGLF is encoded by the coding sequence ATGACCAATATCGTTCGTCAGGCTCAGCGCATGCAGGGCCAAATTCAAAAAGTGCAGGAAGAAATCGGCGAAAAACGCGTCGAGGCGTCGGCTGGTGGTGGTGTCGTGACTGCAGTGGTCAACGGCAATTCCGAGCTCGTCGAAGTCAAAATCCAGCCCGAAGCCCTCGAAGATGTCGAAATGCTCCAAGAGATGATCGTCATCGCCGTTAATCAGGCCACTAAGCTAGCCACGGACATGATGAACACCGAAGTCGAGAAAATCACCGGTGGTCTCAACATTCCTGGCTTGTTCTGA
- the recR gene encoding recombination mediator RecR: protein MKPDDPITHLISAFARLPGIGERTASRLAFFVMNQPGDLVDDLSEALQRVKVEVGFCERCSNLTKGTLCQICEDTKRDPATICVVESTPDLRAIERTGEFRGTYHVLHGLISPLEGIGPDDLKVRELLARFGTDSEVKEVILATSPSVDGEATALYLARLLKPLGVNVSRIASGIPIGGELEYADKVTLSRAIMQRRVF, encoded by the coding sequence TTGAAGCCCGACGATCCCATCACACATCTTATCAGCGCCTTTGCCAGACTGCCTGGTATAGGGGAGCGTACGGCCAGCCGCCTCGCGTTCTTTGTGATGAATCAGCCCGGTGACCTCGTGGACGACCTCAGCGAGGCGCTCCAACGGGTTAAGGTTGAAGTGGGATTTTGTGAGAGATGTTCGAATCTCACCAAGGGCACGCTCTGCCAGATTTGCGAAGATACCAAACGCGACCCGGCCACGATCTGTGTCGTTGAATCGACACCTGATCTTCGCGCTATTGAGCGCACCGGCGAATTTCGTGGTACATACCATGTCTTACATGGCCTGATCTCGCCGCTCGAAGGTATCGGTCCCGATGACCTCAAAGTTCGCGAACTACTCGCGCGTTTTGGCACCGACTCCGAGGTCAAAGAGGTCATTCTTGCCACGAGTCCGTCGGTGGACGGAGAGGCAACGGCTTTGTATCTTGCTCGGCTCTTAAAGCCGTTAGGCGTCAACGTCTCAAGGATTGCCTCCGGAATTCCGATCGGTGGCGAGCTCGAGTACGCCGATAAAGTCACGCTATCACGGGCGATCATGCAGCGCCGCGTGTTTTAG
- the ribA gene encoding GTP cyclohydrolase II, producing MHFRLGMKEAVELKSAEDELVVRHVATANLPTKYGHFKIWAFENNRDGKEHVAIVAGDVQGKDDVLTRIHSECVTGDVFGSLKCDCGEQLERALAHINEVGEGIILYMRQEGRGIGLTNKVRAYSLQDQGMDTVEANNHLGFDDDLRDYSVAAEMLHILGVESIELLTNNPKKISGLRENGIKISERKPIRILANPFNSHYLNVKKNKSGHIL from the coding sequence ATGCATTTTCGCCTTGGAATGAAAGAAGCCGTAGAATTGAAAAGCGCAGAGGACGAACTGGTAGTGCGCCACGTGGCCACGGCCAACTTGCCCACCAAGTATGGGCACTTCAAGATTTGGGCGTTCGAGAACAACCGTGACGGAAAAGAGCACGTGGCTATCGTGGCCGGTGATGTCCAGGGTAAGGACGATGTCCTTACTCGAATCCACTCCGAGTGCGTCACGGGAGATGTCTTCGGAAGCCTCAAATGTGATTGCGGAGAGCAGCTCGAACGAGCTCTCGCGCACATCAATGAGGTTGGCGAAGGGATCATTCTCTACATGCGCCAGGAGGGGCGAGGGATTGGACTCACCAATAAAGTCCGAGCCTACAGCCTTCAAGATCAGGGCATGGATACCGTCGAGGCCAACAACCATCTCGGCTTCGACGACGATCTTCGCGATTACTCAGTAGCCGCCGAAATGCTTCATATTTTGGGTGTGGAAAGCATCGAATTGCTCACGAATAACCCGAAAAAGATCTCTGGACTTCGTGAGAATGGCATCAAGATCTCGGAGCGTAAGCCTATCCGAATCCTCGCAAACCCTTTCAATTCCCACTATCTCAACGTCAAAAAGAATAAATCAGGGCATATTCTTTAA
- a CDS encoding sulfite exporter TauE/SafE family protein produces MNAYSQVVSIGLLWVTIHCAGMCGPIIAGVTTSRHKTGSIWSRVPRVLAYQLGRAVTYAGFGVAAGLLGAVFESQIRTFANAAGLVLSLALIGVGISQVPWVRRRFKPGGNFGVDFSSKLLGLLKGTRGMGDFPRLFLTGLLLGFLPCMLMFWVLSVAASTASALHGAGVMVLLVVMTTPVLIFSSLMAGLPIRRFGEHLVPVALILSGVWMGLVAIASNGWIDHIHLQFKMFGEGYVFMLW; encoded by the coding sequence ATGAACGCTTATAGCCAGGTAGTATCGATTGGACTCTTATGGGTCACCATACATTGCGCTGGCATGTGTGGCCCCATCATCGCGGGAGTCACCACCAGTCGGCACAAGACGGGCTCAATCTGGTCAAGGGTTCCTCGCGTACTCGCCTACCAATTGGGCCGCGCCGTGACCTATGCAGGGTTTGGTGTAGCAGCCGGGCTTTTAGGCGCTGTCTTCGAGTCTCAGATTCGTACCTTTGCGAATGCCGCGGGACTCGTGCTCTCTCTCGCCCTTATAGGCGTGGGTATCTCTCAAGTTCCTTGGGTTCGAAGGCGCTTCAAACCAGGTGGCAACTTCGGGGTGGATTTCTCGTCCAAGCTTCTCGGACTTCTGAAGGGAACGCGTGGCATGGGCGACTTCCCGAGGCTCTTTCTCACCGGCCTACTTTTGGGCTTTCTCCCCTGCATGTTGATGTTTTGGGTCTTGAGCGTCGCCGCGTCTACGGCTTCCGCGCTACACGGTGCAGGAGTCATGGTTCTGCTAGTCGTCATGACGACCCCTGTTCTGATTTTTTCGAGTCTTATGGCTGGGCTTCCGATTCGACGTTTTGGCGAGCACCTGGTACCTGTCGCGCTGATTCTATCAGGGGTTTGGATGGGACTGGTAGCCATCGCCTCCAACGGTTGGATCGACCATATTCACCTACAATTCAAAATGTTTGGTGAAGGTTATGTCTTCATGCTCTGGTGA
- a CDS encoding roadblock/LC7 domain-containing protein: MAGQMAIYEEEQKQFAEICERLVRDALAKAIFIVDKDGQLITATGETTGIDTTGLASLAAGSTAATGGLALMLGEEEFPVHFHEGTRNHLHVSLIGDLLILLVIFDERSSLGLVRLRVKRAYADMEKVLETLKGRSAEAQNQAMDIFGEITDDDIDSLFNDAF, encoded by the coding sequence ATGGCAGGACAGATGGCAATCTACGAGGAGGAGCAGAAGCAGTTCGCAGAGATCTGCGAGCGACTTGTGCGCGACGCCCTCGCCAAAGCCATCTTCATCGTTGATAAGGACGGTCAGCTCATCACAGCGACTGGCGAGACCACGGGTATTGATACCACGGGACTCGCCTCGCTCGCCGCAGGTTCAACCGCGGCTACCGGTGGTCTGGCCCTCATGCTCGGTGAAGAAGAGTTCCCAGTTCACTTCCATGAAGGCACGAGGAACCACCTCCACGTCTCCCTGATCGGTGATCTCCTCATCTTGTTGGTGATCTTCGATGAACGCTCCAGCCTCGGCTTGGTGCGTTTGAGAGTTAAACGTGCGTACGCTGATATGGAAAAAGTCCTTGAGACTCTCAAGGGCCGATCTGCCGAAGCTCAGAATCAAGCGATGGATATCTTTGGTGAAATCACTGACGACGACATCGACTCACTCTTTAATGATGCGTTCTAA
- a CDS encoding DNA gyrase/topoisomerase IV subunit B: MSAYTATDITVLSGLEAVRKRPAMYIGGTGKAGLHHLLWEIVDNSVDEAMNGFASTIEVTIHEDGCSATVVDNGRGIPVDTHPQDPEKRSALEVILTTLHAGGKFNNSSYTTSGGLHGVGSSVVNALSSELIASVKRDGHAYRQTYVRGTPDSGVETIGQARGTGTEIFFRPDPEIFEDTMFDVEHVAERLEIKTFLIPGLRILFRDKGTGAYKEFKHEGGTRDLLDRIQKEGKEPPIHTDAISILLDEPEGTITRVQVALQWTEDHREDIRTYTNAIPTPDGGTHEQGFKDGVLKAVRSFFEAHDVAPKSLAIIADDIREGLKAVVSVFMMDPQFQGQTKSKLNNNEVKTVVSNLVRIELEQYLNKNSSTGQAIAQRIVQAAKARLASRSAQQKVSRKRAVNHRLNLPGKLADCSSTDPDESELFIVEGDSAGGNAKQGRDRRTQAILPLRGKVLNAEQATTSKVIGNKELKDVADAVGCGVDDDFDVSRLRYGKVILLMDADSDGHHITTLLLTFFYRYMPKLITEGHLYIAQPPLFRVDHGNDTHWALDETERDRLIKKFSKGKNPKKVSIQRFKGLGEMMADTLRDTTLDPSKRRLLRVVLGEANETENLISSLMGKDASLRFDFIMENADQIDELDL, from the coding sequence ATGTCTGCCTATACAGCCACAGATATCACAGTCTTATCGGGCCTCGAAGCCGTGCGAAAACGTCCTGCGATGTATATCGGAGGCACGGGTAAGGCTGGACTCCATCACCTCCTCTGGGAAATCGTCGACAACTCGGTTGACGAAGCCATGAACGGCTTCGCGAGCACCATCGAGGTCACCATCCACGAGGACGGCTGCTCGGCCACCGTGGTGGACAACGGGCGCGGAATTCCAGTGGACACACACCCGCAAGATCCCGAGAAAAGAAGCGCCCTTGAGGTGATTCTCACCACCTTGCATGCCGGCGGAAAGTTCAACAACTCGTCGTACACCACCTCGGGCGGATTGCACGGCGTGGGTAGCTCGGTGGTCAACGCCCTGAGCTCGGAGCTTATCGCCTCTGTTAAGCGCGACGGTCATGCCTACCGGCAAACTTACGTGCGCGGGACGCCCGATTCAGGCGTAGAGACCATCGGACAAGCGCGAGGTACGGGCACCGAAATCTTCTTTCGCCCCGACCCTGAAATCTTTGAAGACACCATGTTCGACGTGGAGCACGTCGCGGAGCGTCTCGAGATTAAGACGTTCCTCATCCCTGGACTTCGCATTCTCTTTAGAGACAAAGGCACCGGTGCCTACAAAGAGTTCAAGCACGAGGGCGGGACGCGCGATTTGCTCGACCGAATCCAAAAAGAGGGCAAAGAGCCTCCGATCCACACCGACGCGATCTCTATCCTTCTCGACGAGCCTGAAGGCACGATCACGCGCGTTCAAGTTGCACTGCAGTGGACCGAAGACCATCGCGAAGACATTCGAACCTATACCAACGCCATCCCTACGCCTGACGGTGGAACCCACGAGCAAGGGTTTAAAGACGGGGTGCTCAAGGCCGTAAGAAGCTTCTTCGAGGCTCATGACGTGGCCCCGAAGAGCCTCGCTATTATCGCTGATGATATCAGGGAGGGGCTAAAGGCGGTGGTCAGCGTCTTCATGATGGACCCTCAGTTCCAAGGTCAGACGAAGAGCAAGCTCAACAATAATGAGGTCAAGACAGTCGTCTCGAACCTCGTCCGGATCGAGCTCGAACAGTACCTGAACAAGAACTCGTCTACCGGTCAGGCTATCGCGCAGCGCATCGTGCAGGCTGCAAAAGCAAGGCTTGCCAGCCGGTCCGCGCAGCAAAAAGTAAGTCGTAAACGCGCCGTCAACCATCGCCTCAATCTCCCCGGAAAACTCGCCGATTGTTCGAGCACGGACCCCGACGAATCCGAACTCTTTATCGTCGAGGGTGATTCTGCCGGCGGAAATGCAAAACAAGGCCGAGACAGGCGGACTCAGGCTATTCTGCCCCTGCGCGGCAAGGTTCTGAACGCCGAACAAGCCACCACGTCCAAAGTGATTGGAAACAAAGAGCTCAAAGACGTGGCCGATGCCGTGGGTTGTGGCGTCGACGATGATTTTGATGTCAGCAGACTTCGTTATGGAAAGGTCATCCTCCTCATGGATGCCGATTCAGACGGCCACCACATCACGACTCTCCTGCTCACATTCTTCTACCGATACATGCCCAAGCTGATTACAGAAGGGCATCTCTACATCGCCCAGCCGCCACTTTTCCGCGTAGACCACGGCAACGACACACATTGGGCGCTCGATGAGACCGAACGCGACCGACTGATCAAGAAGTTCTCCAAGGGCAAAAACCCCAAGAAAGTCTCGATTCAGCGTTTCAAAGGTCTCGGCGAGATGATGGCGGACACGCTTAGAGATACTACGCTTGATCCTTCCAAACGAAGGCTTCTACGTGTGGTCTTGGGTGAGGCCAACGAAACCGAGAATTTGATCAGTAGCCTGATGGGTAAGGATGCGTCGTTGCGTTTCGATTTTATCATGGAAAATGCCGACCAAATCGACGAGCTCGACCTCTAA
- a CDS encoding Fic family protein — MNLTYLEIDHNRVHFDRLNRARGEFFNRLVMGWIYHEHALEGVVLSGDTLMRALERAPVRNWVDGQVQQSLLKLKDCTEFLYESAQNNVPITVEFIRELHVRLCDPGSDTAGRYRKRDTSPGVYNLNICPHGSVSYFLHKVADMAENDFKDVHPVRAASIVHWEYMKVFPFDEKSGLVGRLLMNYMLIRAGYPPAIIHQKDRPLYFSALDGHRTDLVEVLVDAISSTIGAAEAFSSQYLESDRHGLAL; from the coding sequence ATGAATCTGACCTATTTGGAAATCGACCATAACCGAGTTCATTTTGACCGCTTGAACCGGGCGCGAGGAGAGTTTTTTAACCGACTCGTGATGGGGTGGATTTATCACGAACACGCGCTGGAAGGCGTGGTGTTGTCAGGTGATACCTTGATGCGCGCGCTTGAGCGTGCACCCGTCAGAAACTGGGTAGACGGACAAGTTCAGCAATCGCTCTTGAAGCTCAAGGACTGTACTGAGTTTCTCTACGAGTCCGCCCAGAACAATGTCCCGATTACGGTGGAGTTTATCCGCGAGCTGCACGTTCGCCTTTGCGACCCCGGCTCGGATACCGCCGGCCGATACCGCAAACGCGATACCTCGCCTGGGGTCTACAACCTCAATATCTGTCCACACGGAAGCGTCTCGTATTTCCTGCACAAAGTCGCAGATATGGCCGAGAATGACTTCAAAGACGTGCATCCGGTGCGCGCGGCCTCAATCGTTCACTGGGAATATATGAAGGTCTTCCCATTCGATGAAAAAAGCGGTCTCGTCGGGCGCCTGCTCATGAACTACATGCTGATTCGCGCGGGCTATCCACCCGCAATCATTCACCAAAAAGATCGGCCCCTCTATTTCAGCGCGCTAGATGGTCATCGTACAGACCTCGTCGAGGTTTTAGTCGATGCCATCTCCTCCACAATTGGCGCCGCAGAAGCATTTTCTTCACAATATCTTGAATCTGATCGCCACGGGCTCGCATTATAA
- a CDS encoding TraR/DksA family transcriptional regulator, giving the protein MNADELKAFQDRLIERRRELIDEGDFLIEPSKRDAVAKLDEDEAPHTENAQVIASRRNRERAREIAGIEKALRRIELEPDEYGLCQECDEEIGQKRLELMPWVEFCVSCQSKIDDPQKNYRRRHAADYL; this is encoded by the coding sequence ATGAACGCAGACGAACTCAAGGCATTTCAGGATCGACTCATTGAGAGAAGGCGTGAACTCATCGACGAGGGCGACTTTCTCATCGAACCCTCCAAACGCGATGCGGTTGCCAAACTCGACGAAGACGAGGCGCCCCATACCGAAAACGCACAGGTGATTGCGTCGCGCAGAAACCGCGAACGGGCAAGGGAGATCGCAGGCATCGAAAAGGCGTTGCGCCGCATTGAGCTTGAGCCAGATGAATACGGACTCTGCCAGGAATGCGACGAAGAGATCGGGCAAAAGCGACTCGAACTGATGCCTTGGGTCGAGTTCTGTGTCTCGTGCCAATCCAAAATCGACGACCCGCAAAAAAACTATCGTCGCCGACACGCCGCTGACTACCTCTGA
- a CDS encoding GTP-binding protein, with protein MSFINYAQREIILKIVYYGPGLCGKTTNIKFIYSGTNPDARGKLISLETKQERTLFFDFLPLSLPAIKGFKTRLHLYSVPGQLFYSASRKLIMKGADGVVFVADSQRARKEANIISMEDLKENLVAYGYDIDKIPFVIQYNKRDLPTAMPLEELQADLNPDGKYPEFEACAVAPDGPGVFDTLKSVVKMILVELKQTK; from the coding sequence ATGTCGTTCATCAATTACGCACAGCGGGAAATCATTCTCAAAATTGTCTACTACGGACCTGGTCTGTGTGGCAAAACTACGAACATTAAGTTCATTTACTCGGGTACCAACCCTGATGCTCGCGGTAAGCTCATCAGTCTGGAAACCAAACAAGAGCGTACGCTCTTCTTTGACTTCCTGCCGCTCAGCCTACCCGCCATCAAGGGCTTCAAAACCCGTTTGCACCTCTATTCGGTGCCAGGGCAGCTCTTCTACTCGGCCAGCCGTAAGCTCATCATGAAAGGAGCAGACGGGGTGGTCTTTGTGGCGGACTCCCAACGTGCTCGAAAAGAAGCCAATATCATCTCCATGGAAGACCTTAAGGAAAACCTGGTCGCCTATGGCTACGATATCGACAAGATCCCGTTTGTGATTCAGTACAACAAACGCGACTTGCCTACGGCTATGCCCCTCGAAGAGCTTCAGGCAGACCTCAACCCTGATGGCAAATACCCTGAATTCGAGGCATGTGCTGTCGCTCCAGACGGCCCCGGCGTCTTCGACACACTCAAGTCTGTCGTCAAGATGATCCTCGTCGAACTCAAACAAACCAAGTAA